The following proteins are encoded in a genomic region of Flammeovirga pectinis:
- the rplS gene encoding 50S ribosomal protein L19 has product MDLIKKVEKDFSSHMEKHPAFGAGDTIEVYVKIIEGSKERIQKFQGTVIQRRNKGSLGETFTVRKISNGIGVERIFPLNSPSVDKIEVLRRGKVRRARLFYLRGRYGKAAKVRERRY; this is encoded by the coding sequence ATGGATTTAATCAAAAAAGTTGAAAAGGATTTTTCATCCCACATGGAGAAACATCCCGCTTTCGGCGCAGGAGATACTATCGAAGTATACGTAAAAATTATCGAAGGTAGCAAGGAGCGTATTCAAAAGTTCCAAGGTACTGTAATCCAACGCCGTAATAAAGGTAGCTTGGGAGAAACTTTTACTGTACGTAAGATCTCTAACGGAATTGGCGTTGAGCGTATATTCCCATTAAACTCACCAAGCGTCGACAAGATCGAAGTATTGAGAAGAGGTAAAGTAAGAAGAGCAAGATTATTCTACTTACGTGGCCGCTACGGTAAGGCTGCGAAAGTTAGAGAAAGAAGATACTAA
- a CDS encoding phosphatidylethanolamine N-methyltransferase family domain-containing protein translates to MTQQDTFENIGWVWILIAIITFCSLFFGKVTAPFGRHTRSDWGPMIANSWGWFWMEIISPIGLWIGFYIANDGVFTVSIQALIGMIAWTVHYINRTFIFPFRMPNKKKKMPVIIMGSAIFFNSINGTLNGYFLGHDWVFQSDYLMYFGILLFSIGMFINIKSDNILLGLRKPGETHYVVPNKYLFKKICSPNLFGEIIEWVGFLCIAPSVASLSFLIWTLANLMPRARDHYNWYIKTFRDYPKDRYVLFPFIW, encoded by the coding sequence ATGACACAGCAAGACACATTTGAAAATATTGGATGGGTGTGGATTTTAATAGCAATAATAACTTTCTGTTCTTTGTTTTTTGGAAAAGTTACAGCTCCATTCGGAAGGCACACAAGGTCTGATTGGGGGCCGATGATTGCAAATTCTTGGGGGTGGTTCTGGATGGAAATAATATCGCCAATAGGGTTGTGGATTGGATTTTATATAGCAAATGATGGTGTGTTTACGGTGTCTATACAAGCATTAATTGGTATGATAGCTTGGACTGTTCATTATATAAATAGGACTTTTATTTTTCCATTTCGAATGCCCAATAAAAAGAAAAAGATGCCCGTGATTATTATGGGATCGGCTATATTTTTTAATTCAATTAACGGCACATTGAATGGTTATTTTTTAGGTCACGATTGGGTGTTTCAATCAGATTATTTGATGTATTTCGGTATTTTACTTTTCAGTATTGGGATGTTTATCAATATAAAATCTGATAATATACTTTTGGGTTTACGGAAGCCAGGAGAAACACATTATGTAGTGCCTAATAAATACCTCTTTAAGAAGATATGTTCTCCTAATTTATTTGGTGAAATAATAGAATGGGTAGGCTTTTTATGTATTGCTCCAAGTGTAGCTAGTCTAAGTTTTTTAATTTGGACATTGGCAAATCTAATGCCTAGAGCTAGAGATCATTACAATTGGTATATCAAAACATTTAGAGATTATCCTAAAGATAGATATGTGTTATTTCCGTTTATTTGGTAG
- a CDS encoding RNA polymerase sigma-70 factor — translation MVPEIKTKEQFETLFKVQYPKLCAYANSILNDIQASEDIVQDLLFKLWESRNSLEITTSVEAYLTRSVKNKALNVIRHTEVKDQYKNYNEELINEASSNELLLLEAKELDQKIRKSIDTMPTKRKEIFLLSRFDGLKYAEISKQLDISIKTVENQMSSALKYLRKELTGFLTLLIIFFIKNF, via the coding sequence TTGGTACCTGAAATAAAAACAAAAGAGCAATTTGAGACGCTTTTTAAAGTTCAATATCCAAAACTCTGTGCATATGCCAATAGCATATTAAATGATATTCAAGCAAGTGAAGATATTGTTCAAGATCTTTTATTTAAGCTTTGGGAATCACGTAATTCACTAGAAATTACAACTTCTGTAGAAGCATACCTTACTAGATCAGTAAAAAATAAAGCGCTAAATGTAATAAGACATACTGAAGTAAAAGATCAGTATAAAAACTACAATGAAGAATTAATTAATGAGGCCTCTTCTAATGAACTCTTGCTATTGGAAGCTAAGGAATTAGATCAAAAAATTCGTAAAAGCATAGATACAATGCCTACTAAAAGAAAAGAAATATTTCTATTGAGTAGGTTTGATGGTTTAAAATATGCTGAGATCTCTAAACAATTAGATATCAGTATTAAAACTGTTGAAAATCAGATGTCAAGCGCTCTTAAATATTTAAGAAAAGAGCTGACAGGTTTTCTTACGTTACTGATTATTTTTTTTATTAAAAATTTTTAG
- a CDS encoding UDP-2,3-diacylglucosamine diphosphatase: MSKKIYFASDFHFGTPSYEESLKREKKVCRWLDMAAEDAEHIYLLGDIFDFWFEYRFAIPKGFLRFQGKLAELVDRGIKISLFTGNHDMWMFDYFEKELGVPIIREPIDIELSGKKFHIGHGDGLGPGDYTYKFLKKVFANKACQWLFGFLHPTIGMGIAQNWSKHSRAAGAEKEHEFHGKENEWLWQYCQEKQAEEYRDYYIFGHRHLPLELDLDNGGKYINTGEWLSYDTYATFDGEKLELLTFK, translated from the coding sequence ATGTCTAAAAAAATTTACTTTGCATCAGATTTTCATTTCGGAACACCTTCTTATGAAGAAAGTTTAAAAAGAGAAAAGAAAGTTTGTCGTTGGTTAGATATGGCTGCAGAAGATGCAGAACATATCTATTTATTGGGTGATATTTTTGACTTTTGGTTTGAGTACCGCTTTGCTATCCCTAAAGGGTTTCTTCGTTTTCAAGGAAAACTAGCGGAATTAGTTGATAGGGGTATTAAGATTAGCCTTTTTACGGGTAATCATGATATGTGGATGTTTGATTACTTTGAAAAAGAGTTGGGTGTTCCGATTATCAGAGAGCCTATAGATATTGAACTAAGTGGTAAAAAGTTCCATATAGGGCATGGTGATGGTTTAGGTCCTGGAGATTATACGTATAAATTTTTAAAGAAGGTTTTTGCTAATAAAGCTTGTCAGTGGTTATTTGGTTTTTTACATCCTACAATAGGAATGGGAATTGCCCAAAATTGGTCTAAGCATAGCCGTGCAGCAGGAGCAGAGAAGGAACACGAGTTTCATGGTAAAGAAAATGAGTGGTTATGGCAATATTGTCAGGAAAAACAGGCAGAAGAATACAGAGATTATTATATCTTTGGACATAGACACTTGCCTCTAGAACTCGATCTTGACAATGGAGGAAAGTACATTAACACAGGAGAATGGCTTTCTTATGATACATACGCTACTTTTGATGGAGAAAAATTGGAACTTCTTACTTTTAAGTAA
- a CDS encoding YkgJ family cysteine cluster protein, with the protein MMDIYEDWQLNAKLKLKETETFLKRLKKTKKGKLIDQIVNDADEKVFEKFDCLSCANCCKTISPVVTATDVRRIAKHLRIKETEVLSEYMRVDSDGDYVMNRQPCPFLEDDNECSIYDVRPKACKEYPLTQNKGFNQRPALHTLNTITCPAVFHVVERLKEKIK; encoded by the coding sequence ATGATGGATATCTACGAAGATTGGCAATTAAATGCCAAATTAAAATTGAAAGAGACAGAGACTTTCCTGAAACGTTTAAAGAAAACAAAGAAAGGAAAATTGATTGATCAAATTGTTAATGATGCAGATGAAAAGGTATTTGAAAAATTTGATTGTCTATCGTGTGCGAACTGTTGTAAGACAATTAGCCCTGTAGTTACAGCTACGGATGTACGAAGAATTGCAAAACATCTACGTATCAAAGAGACAGAAGTATTATCAGAATATATGCGTGTTGATAGTGATGGTGATTATGTAATGAACCGTCAGCCATGTCCATTTTTAGAAGATGATAATGAATGCTCTATTTACGATGTAAGGCCAAAAGCATGTAAAGAATATCCATTAACTCAAAATAAAGGATTTAACCAACGCCCTGCACTGCATACATTAAATACAATTACATGCCCAGCAGTATTTCATGTTGTAGAAAGATTAAAAGAAAAAATTAAATAG